ATCGCTGTTCAGTTCACGGGCTTGGCCGACGTGCCCATCGACTGGCGCAGCAACGCCCGCAGGGCCTGCCCCTCCTCGGTCAGGTGCCCATCACGGGCCAAACCCAGTGCAGCCAGGCCTTCCATGTCGCCGTTGAGCAGATGTTTGCCCAGTTGCGACCTGGCCAGCGATCGAAGATCTTCGGTGACCTCGTCACGCACCCGGTGATCGTCCACGATACGGCCGTCCCGCATGGTGAGTATGCGCCGGGTTTCCCGTGCCACATGGCGATCATGGGTGACCACGATGATGGTGGTACCCTGGTTGCTGTTCAGCTGCGAAAGCAAACCCATCACCTCCTGCCCCGCCTGGGTATCCAGGCTGCCGGTTGGCTCATCTGCCAACAACAGCGAGGGCTCGTTGGCCAATGCACGCGCTACTGCCACCCGCTGGCGCTGTCCGCCGCTTAACTGCCCCGGAAGATGGTCCATACGATCGGGAAGGCCCACGATTTCCAGCAGGTGCCGGGCCCGTTCCCGGTGCTCCCTGGATGAGCCAGGCTGGCCCCGCATGGGCACCTCGACGTTCTCCTGAGCACTAAGCGTGGGCAACAGGTTGTGCAGCTGAAAGATAAAACCCACGGTGCGGGCACGAAAGCTGTCCAGGTCCTTGACCTCCGTCAGTTCCTGGCCATCCACGAATACCTGCCCGCGGGTAGGACGATCCAGCGCGCCAAGCATGTTCAGCAAGGTGGACTTGCCACTGCCGCTGGGTCCCATTACGGCCAGATACTCTCCCCGCTTGATCTCGATAGCAACATCGTCCAGAGCCACGACCTCGGCGCCGTTACCGTAGATTTTGCTCAGGTTTTGGGTCTTGACTAACAGATCGTTTTCGGCCATACAACCATCCTGAAGTTATGTCATGATGTCAATATGTCAATATCCGGATCGTGACATGATGACATTATTTCGTTTCAATATTGACGAAGGCGGTCATGCCCCAACGCAAGGTCGGGTCCAGCTCATTCAGCTCGATGATAGCGGTATAATTGACGCTTCCTTGCTCCTGTGTGGACATTGGGGCGATTCGCGTGACGACTCCCGTGAACACCTGGTTGGGCAAGGCATCGAAGGTAACCTCGACTTCCTGGCCAATCTCAACACGAGACACATCGGTCTCGCGCAGGTCGGTGGTTTCAATCCGCAGGCTATCAAGCTGCCCAATGGCCAGCACCTCCTGGGCAGGCGACACCACCTCGCCAGGGCGACTCCAGACCGCTGCCACCGTGCCATCGAATGGCGCTTGCAGTTGTGTCTTGGAGAGAGCAGCCTGGGCCGCTTCAAACGCTGCTCCTGCCTGGGCCACGGCAGCCTGCGCCACGGCCACATCCTCGTCACGCGCGCCAGCCTTTAGCAGATCGAGCTGCGCCTGGGCTTGCAGTATCGCTGCCTCTGCGCTGGCAATCTGAGCCTGTACATTGCCCACCTCGGTCTCAGCCACACCCACCTGCGATTGCGCTGCGCCAACTTGATTGAGCGCTATCGTCAATTCCTCCGGTGTGGCTCCCCGGACGGCCGCGCTGTACTCGGCCTGGGCAGCCTTGAATGCTGCGGTTGCCTGCTGCAATGTCACCGACTGAGGCATCATGCCGATGTTGGGATTACCGCTGACCTGATCATAGGCGGCCTGGGCTTGATCCCGCACCGATTGGGCCTGGTCCAG
The sequence above is drawn from the Chloroflexota bacterium genome and encodes:
- a CDS encoding ABC transporter ATP-binding protein — protein: MAENDLLVKTQNLSKIYGNGAEVVALDDVAIEIKRGEYLAVMGPSGSGKSTLLNMLGALDRPTRGQVFVDGQELTEVKDLDSFRARTVGFIFQLHNLLPTLSAQENVEVPMRGQPGSSREHRERARHLLEIVGLPDRMDHLPGQLSGGQRQRVAVARALANEPSLLLADEPTGSLDTQAGQEVMGLLSQLNSNQGTTIIVVTHDRHVARETRRILTMRDGRIVDDHRVRDEVTEDLRSLARSQLGKHLLNGDMEGLAALGLARDGHLTEEGQALRALLRQSMGTSAKPVN
- a CDS encoding efflux RND transporter periplasmic adaptor subunit, producing the protein MKRILLIILAVVAVGAVAYAGYSYYAGIQANADTPGDIVEESPSLLQQDVDDVIWASGKLLPTTWAYLGFEQGGRLMDLAVGQGDQAAEGQLLATVDATELEAAVTQAQAALNASQSELARVQAPSRPEQIASAEAAVQAARAQLESANAALATAKSRVDAVKSEVSVAQASYDQVRAGTRSEVVAAAKERLDQAQSVRDQAQAAYDQVSGNPNIGMMPQSVTLQQATAAFKAAQAEYSAAVRGATPEELTIALNQVGAAQSQVGVAETEVGNVQAQIASAEAAILQAQAQLDLLKAGARDEDVAVAQAAVAQAGAAFEAAQAALSKTQLQAPFDGTVAAVWSRPGEVVSPAQEVLAIGQLDSLRIETTDLRETDVSRVEIGQEVEVTFDALPNQVFTGVVTRIAPMSTQEQGSVNYTAIIELNELDPTLRWGMTAFVNIETK